From Solanum lycopersicum chromosome 8, SLM_r2.1, the proteins below share one genomic window:
- the LOC101256504 gene encoding uncharacterized protein, whose translation MDSRFHYLGFAANPSSNTSKSMGDSIRVNEAEAEGADCANTTLQLDSVGSLMPLFPATKEIKHNWSLIRGSVDQQIGSSLCLSLGHSSSALESKWSSGIVCTSISPAKEIGESSMDLEVDFGLYLANDKKLRPKSVISSDPRVLDEGPAIDLELSLSSSAAESDVTSLHLTSTSPQSVIKVPHGFGGVRQTHEVSVVSHWKTSSIFHPLHVPQDEGSSYFSKQVTKEIEPSSVSPDPSSSIVTNQNSSVTCTSGTKKQQRNSVIKQCQFKDCVKGARGASGFCIAHGGGRRCQKPDCHKGAEGRTAFCKAHGGGRRCKFLDCTKSAEGRTGFCIAHGGGRRCSHEGCTRAARGKSGLCIRHGGGKRCQEENCTRSAEGLSGFCISHGGGRRCQYPQCSKGAQGSTMFCKGHGGGKRCTFEGCNKGAEGSTPFCKGHGGGKRCSFEGGGICPKSVHGGTLFCVKHGGGKRCAVPECSKSARGRTNYCVRHGGGKRCKFIDCTKSAQGSTDFCKAHGSGKRCSWGQPDSGFSQNDSTCDSFAKGKSGLVESHGALEQDKRVHGGGDTLGASTLDSTPLNPGKMKEIDIMNTGSNVLTSTGWNYFGFNQASMAVGGSSSSVSEGRVHGGSLMAMLAGGSCHTLNSSPGTATTSKPGKPFVTPKNWI comes from the coding sequence ATGGACTCCAGATTCCACTATTTGGGGTTTGCTGCAAACCCTTCATCGAATACATCCAAGAGTATGGGAGATTCTATCCGAGTAAACGAAGCTGAAGCTGAAGGTGCCGATTGTGCTAATACCACCCTGCAACTTGATTCCGTTGGGTCCTTAATGCCTTTATTCCCTGCTACAAAGGAAATAAAACACAATTGGAGCTTGATTCGTGGATCTGTTGATCAGCAAATTGGTTCATCTTTGTGTCTAAGCTTAGGCCATTCATCAAGTGCCTTGGAAAGTAAGTGGAGTTCAGGCATTGTATGTACCTCAATATCTCCAGCGAAAGAAATTGGCGAGTCCTCAATGGACTTGGAGGTGGACTTCGGTCTTTATCTGGCCAATGATAAGAAACTAAGGCCAAAAAGTGTGATTAGCTCTGATCCAAGAGTACTTGATGAAGGGCCTGCAATTGATCTGGAATTGAGTCTTTCCAGTAGTGCTGCTGAATCTGATGTTACCAGTTTGCATCTGACCTCCACTTCACCTCAAAGTGTCATAAAGGTGCCACATGGTTTTGGTGGAGTTCGTCAGACTCATGAAGTATCAGTGGTTTCTCATTGGAAGACCAGTAGCATTTTTCATCCGTTACATGTGCCACAGGACGAAGGGTCTAGTTACTTCTCGAAACAGGTGACAAAAGAAATTGAGCCATCTTCAGTCTCTCCTGATCCTTCCTCAAGTATAGTAACAAATCAAAATAGCTCAGTCACTTGTACTTCCGGAACAAAGAAGCAGCAACGCAACAGTGTCATCAAACAATGTCAGTTCAAGGATTGTGTTAAAGGAGCAAGGGGTGCTTCCGGCTTTTGCATTGCCCATGGTGGAGGACGTAGGTGTCAAAAACCAGACTGCCATAAGGGAGCTGAAGGTCGAACTGCCTTTTGTAAAGCCCATGGCGGTGGTCGGCGGTGTAAATTCCTTGATTGTACCAAGAGTGCAGAAGGACGCACTGGTTTCTGCATTGCACATGGGGGTGGACGCCGTTGCAGTCATGAAGGCTGCACCCGTGCTGCCAGAGGGAAGTCCGGATTATGCATTAGACATGGTGGGGGCAAGAGATGCCAGGAAGAGAATTGCACGAGAAGTGCTGAAGGACTCTCTGGCTTTTGCATTTCACATGGAGGTGGCCGGCGGTGTCAGTACCCCCAGTGCTCTAAAGGGGCACAAGGAAGCACCATGTTTTGCAAAGGCCACGGTGGTGGGAAACGTTGCACATTTGAAGGGTGCAATAAGGGCGCAGAGGGGAGCACACCTTTCTGTAAGGGTCATGGTGGAGGGAAAAGATGTTCATTTGAAGGAGGTGGGATTTGCCCAAAGAGTGTTCACGGAGGGACTCTCTTCTGTGTTAAACACGGTGGTGGTAAGAGATGTGCTGTACCAGAGTGCTCCAAGAGTGCTAGGGGCCGGACAAATTACTGTGTGCGTCACGGTGGTGGTAAAAGATGCAAGTTCATAGACTGTACAAAAAGTGCTCAGGGAAGCACTGATTTCTGCAAGGCGCATGGCAGCGGAAAAAGATGTTCTTGGGGTCAACCTGATTCCGGATTCAGCCAAAATGATAGTACTTGTGACTCATTTGCAAAAGGGAAGAGTGGACTTGTTGAATCTCATGGTGCCCTGGAGCAAGACAAACGCGTTCATGGTGGTGGTGATACTTTAGGGGCTTCGACCTTGGATTCAACACCCCTAAATCCTGGGAAGATGAAGGAGATTGATATCATGAACACAGGTAGTAATGTTTTGACATCTACCGGTTGGAACTATTTTGGATTCAATCAAGCAAGCATGGCAGTAGGTGGAAGCTCATCATCAGTTTCCGAAGGAAGAGTGCACGGAGGAAGTTTGATGGCAATGCTGGCAGGTGGTTCATGCCATACCTTAAACAGCAGTCCAGGCACAGCGACTACATCCAAGCCAGGCAAACCTTTTGTAACGCCAAAGAACTGGATATGA
- the LOC101262233 gene encoding cation/H(+) antiporter 18-like — MASTTITKCPSPMKATSNGVFQGDSPLDYALPLAIVQICLVLVLTRVLAYLLSPLRQPRVIAEIIGGILLGPSALGRNQKYLNAIFPPRSLTVLDTLANFGLLFFLFLVGIELDPGYLRRTGKKALIIALAGISLPFTLGIGTSCVLRGTIAKGVSQGPFLIFMGISLSITAFPVLARILAELKLLTTDVGQMAMSAAAINDVAAWILLALAISLSGASNSPLISVWVLLCGTGFVLLCLVIGPPIFNWMDKRCAEGEPVDELYVCATLGAVLAAGFITDTIGIHALFGAFVLGVLVPKEGPFSGALVVKVEDLVSGLFLPLYFVSSGLKTNIATIQGAQSWGLLVLVIFTSCFGKIVGTTLVSLLCKMPVQEAVMLGFLMNTKGLVELIVLNIGKDRGVLNDQTFAIIVLMALVTTFITTPIVVSVYKPAKLATTEYKHRTIERKDTSKQLRILTCFHSTRSLPTMINLIEASRGTAKKGLRVYAMHLMELSERSSAILMVHKARKNGLPFWKKREVSDTNQIVVVFETFEHLSKVSIRPTTAISPMNSMHEDIIAGAEGKRVAMIILPFHKRQRIDGHFVTTRDDLRHVNRRVLQHAPCSVGILVDRGLGGASHVSASNVDFQVTILFFGGHDDREALAYGMRMAEHPGINLLVVRFLVDPEVAGRSVTLDIDQTYSPEAQSKDEELLTDLKHNMSKNDSIKYEEKLVKDGAGTTELIRAYKRCNLFLVGRMSEGQVVLALDIKSDCPELGPLGNLLTCSEFSTTASVLVVQQYQSELSQDSINSLKDGELTEGNSDSD; from the exons ATGGCTTCAACTACAATAACAAAATGTCCATCACCTATGAAAGCTACATCTAATGGAGTATTCCAAGGAGATAGTCCATTGGACTATGCACTTCCACTTGCTATTGTACAAATATGTTTGGTGCTTGTACTCACTCGAGTCCTCGCCTATCTTCTCAGTCCTCTAAGACAGCCTCGTGTCATTGCTGAGATTATC GGAGGAATTCTTCTCGGTCCATCTGCACTTGGCCGGAACCAGAAGTATCTGAAtgcaatatttccaccaaggagCCTCACAGTACTAGATACTTTGGCAAATTTTGGCCTCctattctttcttttccttgttGGGATCGAGTTAGATCCAGGGTATCTTCGTCGTACTGGAAAGAAAGCTCTTATTATTGCCCTTGCAGGAATTAGCCTCCCTTTCACATTGGGAATAGGCACATCATGTGTTCTTAGAGGAACTATTGCTAAAGGAGTTAGCCAAGGCCCTTTTCTAATCTTTATGGGAATATCCctttccatcaccgcctttcctGTCTTGGCTCGGATCCTAGCTGAACTCAAGCTTTTAACGACTGACGTTGGTCAAATGGCCATGTCTGCTGCAGCAATCAATGATGTGGCTGCTTGGATTCTGCTTGCACTTGCTATTTCCCTTTCAGGTGCTAGTAATTCACCCCTTATTTCAGTATGGGTACTTTTGTGTGGGACTGGATTCGTCTTGCTTTGCCTAGTCATTGGTCCTCCGATATTCAACTGGATGGATAAACGTTGTGCTGAGGGTGAACCGGTTGATGAATTGTACGTCTGTGCGACACTTGGAGCCGTGTTGGCTGCAGGATTCATTACTGACACTATTGGTATTCATGCCCTATTTGGGGCTTTTGTGCTTGGAGTACTTGTACCAAAGGAAGGGCCATTTTCTGGTGCTCTAGTGGTAAAAGTTGAGGATCTTGTTTCCGGTCTATTCCTTCCGTTGTACTTTGTTTCGAGTGGACTAAAAACAAACATAGCTACTATTCAAGGGGCACAATCATGGGGTCTTCTTGTTTTAGTCATATTTACATCGTGTTTTGGGAAGATCGTTGGCACTACTTTAGTCTCGCTCTTGTGCAAAATGCCTGTTCAGGAGGCCGTGATGCTTGGTTTCTTAATGAACACTAAAGGTCTAGTGGAGCTAATTGTCCTCAACATTGGAAAAGACAGAGGA GTATTGAATGATCAAACATTTGCCATTATCGTTTTGATGGCACTCGTCACTACATTCATTACAACACCTATAGTAGTATCAGTGTACAAGCCAGCTAAACTGGCTACAACCGAATACAAGCACAGAACAATTGAGAGGAAAGACACGAGCAAACAACTCCGAATCTTGACCTGTTTCCATAGCACAAGGAGTCTTCCCACGATGATCAATCTCATCGAGGCTTCTCGTGGTACTGCAAAGAAAGGACTTCGCGTGTATGCAATGCACCTCATGGAGCTTTCTGAAAGGTCTTCAGCAATTCTAATGGTCCACAAGGCTAGAAAGAATGGACTGCCTTTTTGGAAAAAAAGAGAGGTTTCGGATACTAACcaaattgttgttgtttttgagaCTTTTGAGCATCTTAGTAAGGTTTCTATTCGACCAACAACTGCAATCTCTCCCATGAATAGCATGCACGAAGACATCATCGCTGGTGCTGAAGGGAAAAGGGTCGCCATGATAATCCTCCCATTCCATAAACGTCAAAGGATCGATGGACATTTTGTAACCACAAGAGATGATCTTAGGCATGTGAACAGGAGAGTTCTTCAGCATGCACCTTGTTCAGTTGGTATCTTGGTAGACCGAGGACTCGGTGGTGCATCTCATGTATCTGCTAGCAATGTTGATTTTCAAGTAACCATCTTGTTCTTCGGGGGTCATGATGATCGTGAAGCACTTGCTTATGGTATGCGTATGGCAGAGCACCCCGGCATTAACTTACTCGTGGTTCGTTTCCTAGTTGACCCTGAGGTTGCTGGaaggagtgtcaccttagataTAGATCAAACTTATAGCCCCGAGGCTCAATCCAAGGATGAAGAGTTGCTTACCGACTTAAAACACAACATGTCCAAGAATGATTCAATCAAATATGAAGAGAAGTTAGTGAAGGATGGAGCTGGGACTACAGAACTAATTCGTGCATATAAGCGATGTAATCTGTTCCTTGTTGGAAGAATGTCTGAGGGTCAAGTAGTATTAGCATTGGATATAAAGAGTGATTGTCCAGAATTAGGTCCTTTAGGTAACTTGTTAACTTGTTCCGAATTTTCAACTACAGCATCAGTTTTGGTTGTGCAACAGTATCAAAGCGAGTTATCGCAAGATTCAATCAATTCATTGAAGGATGGAGAGTTAACAGAAGGAAATAGTGATTCAGACTAA
- the LOC543663 gene encoding V-type proton ATPase subunit E has translation MNDADVSKQIQQMVRFIRQEAEEKANEISVSAEEEFNIEKLQLVEAEKKKIRQEYERKEKQVDVRKKIEYSMQLNASRIKVLQAQDDLVNTMKEAAAKELLNVSHHEHGIIDSILHHHHGGYKKLLHDLIVQSLLRLKEPCVLLRCRKHDVHLVEHVLEGVKEEYAEKASVHQPEIIVDEIHLPPAPSHHNMHGPSCSGGVVLASRDGKIVCENTLDARLEVVFRKKLPEIRKCLFGQVAA, from the exons ATGAACGACGCCGATGTATCCAAGCAGATCCAGCAAATGGTCCGATTCATCCGTCAGGAAGCGGAAGAAAAAGCTAATGAGATTTCCGTTTCTGCTGAAGAA GAATTCAACATCGAGAAGTTGCAGCTAGTGGAAgcagagaagaagaagatcagacAAGAGTACGAACGCAAAGAGAAACAAGTGGATGTTCGCAAGAAGAT TGAGTACTCCATGCAACTCAATGCCTCTCGAATCAAAGTTCTTCAAGCTCAGGACGACTTGGTTAACACCATGAAGGAGGCAGCAGCAAAGGAGCTCTTAAATGTTAGCCATCATGAGCACGGCATCATAGATTCTATTCTTCACCACCACCACGGCGGTTATAAGAAGCTTCTGCATGATCTTATTGTTCAG AGTTTGCTTAGGCTTAAAGAGCCTTGTGTCCTTCTGCGTTGTCGGAAACATGATGTACATCTGGTTGAACATGTACTGGAGGGAGTAAAGGAAGAATACGCAGAGAAGGCAAGCGTCCATCAACCTGAGATCATAGTTGATGAAATCCACCTTCCTCCTGCTCCATCACATCATAATATGCATGGTCCATCTTG CTCCGGAGGAGTGGTGTTGGCTTCTCGAGATGGGAAAATTGTGTGTGAAAACACTCTTGATGCCAGATTGGAAGTTGTGTTCCGTAAGAAACTACCAGAG ATCCGCAAGTGCCTATTCGGTCAGGTTGCTGCTTGA